In Pungitius pungitius chromosome 2, fPunPun2.1, whole genome shotgun sequence, a single window of DNA contains:
- the mdm2 gene encoding E3 ubiquitin-protein ligase Mdm2, with translation MSVVGGLNSDADDNKLVRPKLEFRTLLHHAGAIQEVFTMKEVMFYLGQYIILKQLYDQKQQHIVHCSQDALGRVLGVDSFSVKEPRVLFAMISKNLVAVKSQEAAASSSEATSASQTEEAASERHSPERRSRRRRRRSRRSLRSSSESAGSSRPSDSLEGDKKESEEESGEEDDEEDGEVEGRKRRRSDSYSLTFDESLSWCVIGGLPSVRDRHSSQSSDSHSTSGRSEVTAAASDSDSDHFSVEFEVESVDSDDYDEDDASLSADDQIYEVTIFEDNDSFDEDTEITEADYWRCAKCEELNPPLPRNCLRCWELRQDWLCEVSPDVTKPASSSPKALAPKPTGQSAAKDTQGSDVEDNDGVDVPDGKRVKTPPPPPCHSDSSQPSSTDSQESCPPPRAAAAWQLPESCLDPCLICQSRPKNGCIVHGRTGHLMCCYVCARKLKKRNKLCPVCRLPIDSVVLTYVC, from the exons ATGTCTGTCGTCGGGGGACTGAACAGCGACGCTGACGACAACAAACTG gtcagACCAAAGCTGGAGTTCAGGACGTTGCTGCACCACGCAGGAGCGATTCAGGAGGTGTTCACCATGAAGGAG GTGATGTTCTACCTGGGCCAATACATCATCCTGAAGCAGCTGTACGACcagaagcagcagcacatcGTCCACTGCTCCCAGGATGCACTGGGGCGGGTTCTGGGGGTCGACAGCTTCTCTGTTAAAGAACCACG GGTTCTGTTCGCGATGATCAGCAAGAACCTGGTGGCCGTGAAGAGCCAAG aagCGGCTGCGAGCTCGAGTGAAGCGACGAGCGCGTCCCAGACCGAG GAGGCTGCTTCAGAACGCCACTCGCCAGaaaggaggagccggaggaggaggaggaggagcaggaggagcctcAGGAGCAGCAGCGAATCAGCTGGCTCCTCACGGCCCTCAGACTCTTtagagggagacaaaaaggaGTCCGAGGAGGAGTCGGGGGAGGAAGACGATGAGGAAGACGGCGAGGTGgaaggcaggaagaggaggaggtccgACAGCTACTCGCTGACCTTCGATGAGAGCCTGTCGTGGTGCGTCATCGGAGGCCTGCCGAGCGTCCGGGACCGACACAGCAGCCAATCATCAGACTCCCACAGCACG tccgggaggtcagaggtcaccgccGCGGCGTCGGACTCTGACAGCGATCACTTCAGTGTGGAGTTCGAGGTGGAGTCGGTCGACTCGGACGACTACGACGAAGACGACGCGTCGCTCTCTGCGGACGaccag ATCTACGAGGTGACCATTTTTGAGGACAACGACTCCTTTGACGAGGACACGGAGATCACCGAAGCC GACTACTGGCGCTGTGCCAAGTGTGAGGAGCTGAACCCGCCTCTCCCCAGGAACTGCCTCCGCTGCTGGGAGCTTCGCCAGGATTGGCTGTGCGAGGTGTCCCCCGACGTAACAAAGCCCGCCTCCTCCAGCCCTAAAGCCTTGGCCCCGAAGCCAACCGGCCAATCGGCAGCCAAAGACACTCAAG GTTCCGATGTCGAGGACAACGACGGAGTAGACGTCCCGGACGGGAAAAGAGTTaaaactcctccccctcctccgtgCCACTCTGACTCCTCCCAGCCGTCCTCCACGGACTCCCAGgagtcctgccccccccctcgagcCGCCGCGGCGTGGCAGCTGCCCGAGTCGTGTCTGGACCCGTGTCTCATCTGCCAGTCGCGGCCCAAGAACGGCTGCATCGTGCACGGGCGCACGGGTCACCTGATGTGCTGCTACGTCTGCGCCCGcaagctgaagaagaggaacaAGCTGTGTCCGGTGTGCCGGCTGCCCATCGACTCGGTGGTGCTCACCTACGTCTGCTGA